In Synechococcus sp. RS9909, one genomic interval encodes:
- the prmA gene encoding 50S ribosomal protein L11 methyltransferase, which produces MSVSVPLRWWRLSLPLAPELEESLLWKLDSLGLQRVSVEHAPEHPDQRTLHLWLPSPEWPEPERVALLASLEPLARTFDLALADPLWCELDDEDWSLTWKQHWEPDPVGATLLILPAWLEPPAEQAHRLVLRMDPGSAFGTGSHPTTRLCLEALEQQPPEGLRVADLGCGSGILGLAALAMGARTVCAVDTDSLAVRATAENARLGAVPAESLVVRQGSADVLAALLEGQPADLLLCNILAPVLEALAPAFESLIKPSGRGLLSGLLLEQAPRLSAVLEALGWQVTDQAAQGRWGLLEIRRSIS; this is translated from the coding sequence ATGTCTGTGTCTGTGCCGCTGCGCTGGTGGCGACTGTCGCTGCCGCTGGCGCCTGAACTCGAGGAGTCACTTCTGTGGAAACTCGACAGCCTCGGCCTGCAGCGTGTGTCGGTGGAGCACGCGCCGGAGCACCCCGACCAACGCACCCTTCACCTCTGGTTGCCTTCGCCGGAATGGCCTGAGCCCGAACGGGTCGCTCTTCTGGCCAGCCTTGAGCCGCTGGCGCGCACGTTCGATCTCGCTCTGGCCGATCCCTTGTGGTGCGAGCTCGACGATGAAGACTGGAGCCTCACCTGGAAGCAGCACTGGGAGCCCGATCCCGTGGGAGCAACGCTGCTGATCCTGCCGGCCTGGCTGGAGCCACCGGCGGAGCAGGCTCATCGCCTGGTGCTGCGCATGGATCCTGGCAGTGCCTTCGGCACCGGAAGCCACCCCACCACCCGCCTTTGCCTGGAGGCGCTCGAGCAGCAGCCGCCTGAGGGGCTGCGGGTGGCCGATCTGGGGTGCGGCAGCGGCATTCTCGGCCTGGCGGCCCTGGCGATGGGTGCCCGCACGGTCTGCGCCGTCGACACCGACTCCCTGGCCGTTCGCGCCACCGCCGAGAACGCCCGTCTGGGGGCCGTGCCGGCCGAGAGCTTGGTGGTGCGGCAGGGGTCCGCCGATGTGCTGGCGGCACTTCTGGAAGGCCAGCCCGCCGACCTGTTGCTCTGCAACATTCTCGCGCCGGTGCTTGAAGCCCTGGCGCCCGCATTTGAGTCTCTGATCAAGCCCTCCGGTCGCGGTTTGCTCAGTGGCTTGCTGCTCGAGCAGGCGCCCCGGCTCTCCGCCGTTCTGGAGGCGTTGGGCTGGCAGGTGACCGATCAGGCGGCGCAGGGACGCTGGGGCTTGCTGGAGATCCGCCGAAGCATTTCTTGA
- the serA gene encoding phosphoglycerate dehydrogenase — MTKVLVSDPIDQAGIDILGQVAQVDQRTGLSPDELKAIIGDYDALMIRSGTQVTADVIAAGDRLRIIGRAGVGVDNVDVPAATQRGVLVVNSPEGNTIAAAEHALALLLSLSRHVPQAHASMRQGAWDRKKYVGNELYKKTLGVVGLGKIGSHVARVAKAMGMDVIAFDPFISADRAQQMQVRLTQLNELFRTADYITLHIPRTPDTENLVNAELLRSMKPTARLVNCARGGIVDEAAIAEAINTGVIAGAGLDVFASEPLAVESPLRAVERGLVLTPHLGASTEEAQENVAIDVAEQIRDVLLGLPARSAVNIPGLSAEIMERLKPHLQLAETLGLLVSQLSGGQVQELEVRLQGEFAEHPSQPLVVAALKGLLSSALGERINYVNAALEAKGRGIHVLEIKDDASRDFAGGSLQLTTRGGQGGHSVTGAVFADGDLRVTSIDEFPVNVPPSRHMLFTRHRDMPGIIGHLGSLLGEHNVNIASMQVGRRIVRGDAVMVLSIDDPIPPSLLATIHAINGIQEAHPVTL, encoded by the coding sequence ATGACGAAAGTTCTGGTTTCCGATCCCATTGATCAGGCGGGGATCGACATCCTTGGCCAGGTGGCACAGGTGGATCAGCGCACCGGTCTCAGCCCCGATGAACTCAAGGCGATCATCGGTGACTACGACGCCCTGATGATCCGTTCCGGCACGCAGGTCACCGCCGATGTGATCGCTGCCGGCGATCGACTGCGCATCATCGGCCGCGCCGGCGTTGGTGTCGACAATGTCGACGTGCCGGCGGCCACCCAACGGGGGGTGCTGGTGGTGAATTCACCGGAGGGCAACACGATTGCGGCGGCGGAGCATGCCCTGGCCTTGCTGCTGTCTCTGTCCCGCCATGTGCCTCAGGCCCATGCCTCGATGCGGCAGGGCGCCTGGGATCGCAAGAAATATGTGGGGAACGAGCTCTACAAGAAAACTCTCGGGGTGGTGGGGCTCGGCAAGATCGGCTCCCATGTGGCCCGGGTGGCCAAGGCGATGGGCATGGATGTGATCGCCTTTGATCCGTTCATTTCCGCTGATCGGGCTCAGCAGATGCAGGTGCGACTCACCCAGCTCAACGAGCTGTTTCGCACGGCCGATTACATCACCCTTCACATTCCGCGCACGCCAGATACCGAAAATCTGGTGAATGCGGAGTTGCTGCGCAGCATGAAGCCCACCGCCCGCCTCGTGAACTGCGCCCGGGGCGGCATCGTCGATGAGGCGGCGATCGCAGAGGCCATCAACACCGGTGTGATCGCCGGGGCTGGTCTCGATGTGTTCGCCAGCGAACCCCTGGCGGTGGAGTCTCCGCTTCGTGCGGTGGAGCGGGGTCTGGTGCTCACGCCCCACCTCGGTGCCTCCACCGAGGAGGCTCAGGAGAATGTGGCGATCGATGTGGCCGAGCAGATCCGCGACGTCTTGCTCGGTCTGCCCGCCCGCAGCGCCGTCAATATTCCCGGTCTCAGCGCTGAGATCATGGAGCGGCTCAAGCCCCATCTCCAGCTGGCGGAAACCCTCGGTTTGCTGGTGAGTCAGCTCTCGGGCGGTCAGGTGCAGGAGCTGGAGGTGCGACTCCAGGGCGAATTCGCCGAGCATCCCTCCCAACCCCTGGTGGTGGCGGCTCTCAAGGGGCTCCTCTCCAGTGCCCTTGGTGAGCGCATCAATTATGTGAATGCCGCTCTGGAGGCCAAGGGGCGGGGAATCCATGTGCTGGAGATCAAAGACGATGCCAGCCGCGATTTCGCTGGCGGATCCCTCCAGCTCACCACCCGTGGCGGCCAGGGGGGACACAGCGTCACCGGTGCCGTGTTCGCCGACGGCGATCTGCGGGTCACGAGCATCGACGAGTTTCCGGTGAATGTGCCCCCCAGTCGGCACATGCTGTTCACCCGTCACCGCGACATGCCCGGGATCATTGGCCACCTTGGCTCCCTGCTCGGTGAGCACAACGTCAACATCGCCTCCATGCAGGTCGGCCGAAGGATCGTGCGGGGTGATGCGGTGATGGTCCTGAGCATCGATGATCCGATCCCCCCCAGCCTGCTGGCCACCATCCATGCCATCAACGGCATCCAGGAAGCCCATCCCGTCACCCTCTGA
- a CDS encoding photosystem II S4 domain protein, which produces MLPRTELLQGARHREDLERLLDQAEAVLRTWQPQWSPFLEAPLQEEAFDRFSSLTELSWQREGGYPGAERCRLLCQRRDPDLDPSSETQEPAPIVGLTVEGNFLFDPIVPADIRRALAPLGAAPEQLGDVWIRGDRGAQLLCTPEAADRLNGRKGRLRDVEIHCETVPIDGLQLPVRRAIKRFSSVEASCRLDAIASAGFGLSRSKVSQEIRSGQLRLNWEPIRQASRELKVGDRLQLQNRGSVEVLSLTLTKRERWRVAMERR; this is translated from the coding sequence ATGCTCCCCCGCACCGAACTGCTGCAGGGGGCCCGTCACCGGGAGGACCTTGAACGCCTGCTCGATCAAGCGGAGGCGGTGCTGCGCACCTGGCAGCCCCAGTGGAGCCCTTTTCTGGAGGCCCCCCTCCAAGAAGAAGCCTTCGACCGTTTCTCCAGCCTCACCGAACTGTCCTGGCAGCGAGAGGGGGGATACCCCGGCGCTGAGCGCTGTCGCCTTCTCTGCCAGCGACGGGATCCCGACCTTGATCCAAGTTCGGAAACGCAGGAGCCAGCGCCGATTGTGGGGCTCACGGTGGAGGGGAATTTCCTGTTTGACCCGATTGTTCCCGCCGACATCCGCCGGGCCCTCGCCCCCCTGGGCGCTGCCCCTGAGCAACTCGGCGACGTCTGGATCCGTGGCGATCGTGGCGCCCAGCTGCTCTGCACTCCGGAGGCCGCCGATCGCCTGAATGGACGAAAGGGGCGACTGCGTGACGTGGAGATCCACTGCGAAACCGTGCCGATCGATGGCCTTCAGCTGCCAGTGCGCCGCGCCATCAAACGCTTCAGCAGCGTGGAGGCCTCCTGCCGACTCGATGCGATCGCCTCAGCCGGCTTTGGGTTATCCCGCAGCAAGGTGAGCCAGGAGATCCGATCGGGGCAGCTGCGCCTGAACTGGGAGCCAATCCGTCAGGCCAGCAGGGAGCTCAAGGTGGGCGACCGATTGCAGCTGCAGAACCGAGGCAGCGTCGAGGTGCTGTCGCTCACGCTCACCAAGCGTGAGCGCTGGCGGGTGGCGATGGAGCGGCGATGA
- the murD gene encoding UDP-N-acetylmuramoyl-L-alanine--D-glutamate ligase: MTRTVVVGLGRSGIGAARLLRAQGKTVTVLERLEGDSQTRRARDLINQGIEVQLGRPLTLPSFAPWLDDLEAVVVSPGIDWNHPTLEALRQQGVAVIGEMALAWQFLNRTPWIGITGTNGKTTVTQLLQHVLSSGGLHAPMAGNVGHSATELALSLSAVAPNDGDPATPDWLVMEMSSYQIEAAAIVAPRIGIWTTLTPDHLERHGTLEAYRAIKRGLLERSQIRIFNADDSDLSRQRASWDHGLWISAAGAGDGATAADLWCDAEGVVHCRRRGPLFPASALAMPGDHNRQNMLLVTAAALEAGLEPEVIAAALRTFPGVPHRLERLGELKGMQVFNDSKATNFDAAVVALRSVPRPAVVLAGGQTKQGEAGEWLTLMGERSCAVVLYGSGAEELANLLSSSGYPGQIRRCDDLDAAVPIALDLGRQLRAGTLLLSPACASFDQYSDFEARGDHFRTLIATQLST; the protein is encoded by the coding sequence ATGACGCGCACCGTGGTCGTGGGTCTGGGACGCTCGGGAATCGGAGCGGCACGGTTGCTACGGGCGCAGGGGAAAACCGTCACCGTGCTGGAGCGGCTTGAAGGTGACAGCCAGACGCGGCGAGCCAGAGATCTGATCAATCAGGGGATCGAGGTGCAGCTCGGTCGTCCACTCACCCTGCCGAGTTTCGCGCCATGGCTCGACGACCTCGAGGCCGTGGTGGTGAGTCCTGGGATCGACTGGAATCACCCCACTCTGGAGGCCTTGCGGCAACAGGGGGTGGCCGTGATCGGCGAAATGGCCCTGGCCTGGCAGTTCCTCAACAGAACGCCTTGGATTGGCATCACGGGAACCAACGGCAAAACCACGGTGACCCAACTGCTGCAGCACGTGCTCAGCTCAGGCGGACTGCACGCCCCCATGGCAGGCAACGTGGGCCATTCCGCCACTGAATTGGCCCTGAGCCTGAGTGCAGTAGCGCCCAATGATGGCGACCCTGCCACCCCAGATTGGCTGGTGATGGAGATGAGCAGCTATCAGATCGAAGCTGCCGCGATCGTGGCCCCTCGCATCGGCATCTGGACGACGCTGACGCCCGACCACCTGGAACGACACGGCACGCTGGAGGCCTATCGCGCCATTAAACGGGGACTGCTCGAGCGCTCGCAGATTCGCATTTTCAATGCCGATGACTCCGACCTGAGCCGCCAGCGGGCGAGCTGGGACCACGGCCTCTGGATCAGCGCTGCGGGGGCTGGCGACGGGGCAACGGCCGCTGATCTCTGGTGCGATGCCGAGGGCGTTGTTCATTGCAGGCGCCGGGGCCCCCTGTTCCCAGCCAGCGCACTGGCCATGCCAGGAGATCACAACCGCCAGAACATGCTGTTGGTAACCGCCGCGGCCCTGGAGGCGGGGCTGGAACCCGAGGTGATCGCCGCGGCCCTGCGCACCTTCCCGGGGGTGCCCCACCGCCTCGAACGGCTGGGAGAGCTCAAGGGCATGCAGGTGTTCAACGACAGCAAAGCCACCAATTTTGATGCGGCCGTGGTGGCCCTCCGCTCCGTGCCCAGGCCAGCGGTCGTGCTCGCCGGGGGCCAGACCAAGCAAGGGGAGGCAGGTGAATGGCTCACCCTGATGGGCGAACGCAGCTGCGCGGTTGTGCTGTATGGCAGTGGCGCCGAGGAACTCGCCAACCTGCTCAGCTCCAGCGGTTACCCCGGCCAGATCAGACGCTGCGACGACCTGGACGCAGCCGTGCCGATCGCACTCGACCTCGGCCGTCAGTTGCGTGCGGGCACGCTGCTGCTGTCGCCGGCCTGCGCCAGCTTCGACCAATACAGCGATTTCGAAGCACGAGGCGACCATTTCCGCACGCTGATCGCCACGCAGCTGAGCACCTAA
- a CDS encoding EVE domain-containing protein: MKSEPDAYSIEDLARDSTTLWDGIRNYQARNFMRSMNVGDRAFFYHSNCKPPGIVGLMEVVETGLVDPSQFDPSSKYHDPASKPESPRWDCVKLRYLGVFSAILSLEALRNTYSDDDLAVVRRGNRLSILPVPEAIATDLLQRLGELQ; encoded by the coding sequence ATGAAAAGTGAGCCGGATGCCTACAGCATCGAGGATCTTGCCCGAGACAGCACCACCCTCTGGGATGGAATCCGGAATTATCAGGCTCGCAATTTCATGCGCAGCATGAACGTGGGCGATCGTGCTTTTTTCTATCACTCCAACTGCAAACCACCGGGAATCGTGGGGCTGATGGAAGTGGTGGAGACCGGCCTGGTGGATCCCAGCCAGTTCGATCCGAGCTCGAAGTATCACGATCCGGCCTCCAAGCCGGAGTCGCCACGCTGGGACTGCGTGAAGCTCCGCTATCTGGGGGTCTTCAGCGCGATCTTGAGCCTGGAGGCCTTACGCAACACCTACAGCGACGACGATCTGGCGGTGGTGAGGCGCGGCAACCGCCTCTCCATCCTGCCGGTGCCCGAGGCAATCGCCACGGATCTGCTGCAACGCCTTGGCGAGCTCCAGTAA
- a CDS encoding DUF2811 domain-containing protein, with translation MRVMNTAEVAEAGAPVSVGAPSGHRAPAPQVAETATVSFQTELPEPLQQAMRRFIERHPNWDHYRLVQAALAGFLVQNGVSSRSITRLYVGNLFCRQSLLQDV, from the coding sequence ATGCGGGTGATGAACACAGCTGAGGTTGCGGAAGCAGGGGCGCCTGTGTCGGTTGGGGCGCCCTCAGGTCATCGAGCTCCCGCCCCCCAGGTGGCTGAAACCGCGACCGTGAGTTTTCAGACCGAGCTTCCCGAACCGCTCCAGCAGGCCATGCGTCGTTTCATCGAGCGACACCCCAACTGGGACCACTACCGCCTGGTGCAGGCCGCACTGGCTGGGTTTCTGGTGCAGAACGGGGTCAGCTCCAGGTCGATCACCCGTCTCTATGTGGGCAATCTGTTCTGTCGCCAGTCCTTGCTTCAGGACGTCTGA
- a CDS encoding DUF1818 family protein: MIQREGPGWRLAWDPSRCRYPVLIGGEGWAFELTGDEWRELVSLITALVEQHRALVDQLMAEEALSLELERLPWWGCLDGDRDQWDLRVVLQDDTLGERGVEGHWPAPAAQAMAAAVRTLWDSPPS; this comes from the coding sequence ATGATTCAGCGCGAGGGGCCCGGTTGGCGCCTGGCCTGGGATCCTTCCCGCTGCCGCTATCCCGTCTTGATTGGTGGTGAGGGATGGGCTTTTGAGTTGACCGGAGACGAGTGGCGCGAGCTTGTCTCCCTGATCACCGCCCTGGTGGAGCAGCATCGAGCGCTGGTCGATCAGTTGATGGCTGAAGAGGCTTTGAGCCTGGAGTTGGAGCGCTTGCCCTGGTGGGGGTGTCTCGATGGTGATCGCGATCAATGGGATCTGCGGGTGGTTCTGCAGGACGACACCCTGGGGGAACGGGGCGTGGAAGGGCATTGGCCGGCCCCCGCAGCCCAGGCGATGGCGGCAGCGGTGAGAACGCTCTGGGACTCCCCGCCTTCATAA
- a CDS encoding DNA-directed RNA polymerase subunit omega — MMSAGVSAQDLAKRGESLIRQSSNRYLTTVRIAFRAKQRRFDDFDGLLEESSVKPVQRAIVELSDEQDQPDLLPG; from the coding sequence GTGATGAGTGCCGGTGTCAGTGCCCAGGATCTCGCCAAACGGGGCGAAAGTCTGATCCGCCAGTCGAGTAATCGCTACCTCACCACGGTGCGCATTGCCTTCCGCGCCAAGCAGCGTCGCTTCGACGATTTCGATGGTTTGTTGGAGGAATCCAGTGTCAAGCCGGTGCAACGGGCCATCGTTGAGCTGAGCGACGAGCAGGACCAACCTGACCTTCTGCCTGGATGA
- a CDS encoding Hsp70 family protein has protein sequence MAADPPPADEENLQVSPRSGTLAIDLGSTTTVVAFQADGSRHLEPVDLPPISRTPGEVPSLLWLKDSQDTHPLVGRQVIDSGLNTWDGPELLRDFKRSIAGSSPESGEAGRNLSAQEAAERLLAEIWRRLPNQLTVHRLVLTAPIDHYRGYRHWLLRACEALPVDAIALVDEPTAAALGAGLPPGSKLLVVDLGGSTIDMALVALEGGEGRAAPLAQLLRFNGRMLGSSRQALRCARVLGKAGLRLGGRDLDHWILDHLTGASRTAEGVLPLALLNAAERLKCRLSDPDLEAQTSVTELAVTSHDAAPCELRLNREELNRLLQARGLVEALDDLLEQTLAGGRRHGVNLEDLQGVMAVGGGARLPLLRNWLERRTRPVPLLTPAPVEAVARGALALTPGVQIRDVLRHGVSLRCWDRRSNRHHWHPLFMAGQTWPTTTPLEIVLAAGRDDQRQVELVLGEPEVVGHHDVVFRHGLPTLQSSDRAPRIRVWDGDPVAVPLQPAGKAGEDCLRLRWSLDAASQLRVGIEDLRNGKSLPSLVLGTVR, from the coding sequence ATGGCAGCGGATCCCCCCCCGGCGGACGAAGAAAACCTTCAGGTTTCCCCCCGCAGCGGCACCCTGGCCATCGACCTCGGCAGCACCACCACCGTGGTGGCCTTCCAGGCGGATGGCTCCAGGCACCTGGAACCGGTTGATCTGCCACCGATCAGCCGCACACCAGGCGAAGTTCCCAGCCTGTTGTGGCTCAAAGACAGCCAAGACACCCACCCCCTGGTGGGCCGCCAGGTGATCGACAGCGGCCTGAATACCTGGGATGGGCCGGAACTGCTCAGGGATTTCAAACGCTCGATCGCAGGCAGCAGCCCAGAATCAGGCGAGGCCGGCCGCAACCTCTCAGCGCAGGAGGCCGCCGAACGGTTGCTGGCAGAGATCTGGCGTCGCCTGCCGAACCAGCTGACCGTGCACCGCTTGGTGCTCACAGCGCCGATCGACCATTACCGCGGCTACCGCCACTGGTTGCTGCGTGCCTGCGAGGCGCTGCCCGTCGACGCCATCGCCCTGGTGGATGAACCGACGGCAGCGGCCCTCGGCGCGGGATTACCCCCCGGCTCCAAGCTGCTGGTGGTGGATCTGGGGGGGAGCACCATCGACATGGCGTTGGTGGCCCTCGAGGGGGGCGAAGGACGGGCGGCACCCCTGGCCCAGCTGCTGCGCTTCAACGGCCGGATGCTGGGATCCAGTCGTCAGGCCCTTCGCTGCGCCAGGGTGCTGGGAAAAGCAGGCTTGCGCCTGGGCGGCAGGGATCTGGACCACTGGATCCTCGATCACCTCACAGGCGCGAGCCGAACCGCTGAGGGCGTGCTGCCGTTGGCCCTGCTCAACGCGGCGGAGCGGCTGAAATGCCGCCTGAGCGATCCAGACCTCGAGGCGCAAACCAGCGTCACGGAACTCGCCGTCACCAGCCATGATGCGGCGCCCTGTGAGCTGCGTCTGAACCGAGAGGAGCTGAACCGTTTGCTGCAGGCGCGCGGCCTGGTTGAGGCCCTGGATGATCTGCTGGAGCAGACCCTCGCCGGCGGCCGCCGCCACGGGGTGAACCTGGAGGACCTGCAGGGGGTGATGGCGGTTGGAGGCGGCGCTCGACTGCCCCTGCTGCGCAATTGGCTGGAACGTCGCACCAGGCCCGTTCCCCTGCTCACGCCCGCCCCGGTGGAGGCGGTCGCCCGTGGCGCCCTGGCCCTGACTCCGGGGGTTCAGATCCGGGACGTGCTGCGTCACGGTGTGTCCCTGCGCTGCTGGGACCGGCGCAGCAACCGCCATCACTGGCACCCGCTGTTCATGGCTGGACAGACCTGGCCCACCACCACGCCCCTGGAGATCGTCCTCGCCGCAGGACGCGACGACCAGAGGCAGGTGGAGCTGGTGCTGGGGGAACCCGAAGTGGTCGGACACCACGATGTGGTGTTTCGCCACGGCCTGCCGACCCTGCAGTCGAGTGACCGCGCCCCCCGCATCCGTGTCTGGGATGGCGACCCTGTCGCCGTGCCGCTCCAGCCAGCGGGGAAAGCTGGCGAAGACTGCCTGCGACTGCGCTGGTCTCTCGACGCTGCTTCCCAGCTGCGCGTGGGGATAGAGGATCTCCGCAACGGCAAATCCCTGCCCTCTCTCGTCCTCGGCACCGTGAGATAA
- a CDS encoding ferredoxin-thioredoxin reductase variable chain, whose protein sequence is MQAGDKVTVSTSVVVYNHPQHRGEGFDLQGQEGEVVSLLGEWKGRPISPTLPVVVAFGRYKAHFREDELTALN, encoded by the coding sequence ATGCAAGCGGGAGACAAGGTGACGGTCTCAACCAGCGTCGTGGTCTACAACCACCCCCAGCACCGCGGTGAGGGCTTCGATCTGCAGGGTCAGGAAGGCGAAGTGGTGAGCCTGCTCGGTGAATGGAAGGGCCGCCCGATCAGCCCCACCCTGCCGGTGGTGGTGGCCTTCGGGCGCTACAAGGCCCACTTCCGGGAAGACGAACTCACCGCGCTGAACTGA
- the pyrR gene encoding bifunctional pyr operon transcriptional regulator/uracil phosphoribosyltransferase PyrR, with protein MAGSVESERIEILSAQELARTLARLSSQVLEAVDSIDDLLLLGIPTRGVHLSRVLARQLEDLTGRTIAQGTLDPTFYRDDLDRVGTRLVQATDLPITVEGRTVVLVDDVIFTGRTVRAALEAIQTWGRPCRVLLLVMVDRGHRELPIQPDFCGRVVPTRRTETIELRLLDLDGEEGVYLRRDESVSSAR; from the coding sequence ATGGCCGGTTCTGTTGAATCCGAACGGATTGAAATTCTCTCGGCCCAGGAGCTGGCGCGCACGCTGGCCCGCCTGTCATCGCAAGTGCTGGAAGCGGTCGACAGCATCGATGATCTGTTGTTGCTCGGCATTCCCACCCGTGGTGTTCATCTCTCCAGGGTTCTGGCCCGGCAGCTGGAGGATCTCACAGGTCGCACCATTGCCCAGGGCACCCTGGATCCCACCTTTTATCGCGATGATCTCGATCGGGTTGGCACCCGTCTTGTGCAGGCCACCGATCTACCGATCACTGTCGAGGGCCGCACGGTGGTGCTTGTGGATGATGTGATCTTCACGGGTCGCACGGTGCGGGCTGCTCTGGAAGCGATCCAGACCTGGGGGCGACCCTGTCGCGTGCTGCTGCTGGTGATGGTGGATCGCGGCCATCGTGAGCTTCCAATCCAACCCGATTTCTGTGGACGGGTTGTGCCGACACGACGCACGGAAACCATTGAACTGCGCTTGCTCGACCTCGATGGTGAGGAAGGTGTGTATCTGCGCCGCGATGAGTCGGTCAGTTCAGCGCGGTGA
- the gpmI gene encoding 2,3-bisphosphoglycerate-independent phosphoglycerate mutase has translation MNVPNTSEKSFRHSGGVAPVVLTILDGWGYREGSDHNAIRSAQTPVMDALWHAYPHALIEASGAHVGLPDGQMGNSEVGHLTIGAGRIIRQELVRISETVRNGQLGEREALRELAADLRRSGGTLHLLGLCSDGGVHSHVDHLCGLLRWAAAEGLERVAIHAITDGRDTPTDSAPRYIRQVEEAIHSCGVGELASLCGRYWAMDRDHRWERTSKAHALLTDPTLPSSGLSAAEAVAASYAQGTTDEFLEPVRLNDRCLRDGDGLVVFNFRPDRARQLVQALCLEHFDGFERGHHPRLNVVTFTQYEADLPVAVAFPPESLDQLLGQVVAEHGLKQYRTAETEKYPHVTYFMNGGIEQPLDGEDRHLVPSPRVATYDQAPAMAAASLTDSCIAAIEKGVYSLIVINYANPDMVGHTGVMAAATEAIQAVDHCIGRLLDAVGRMGGTMLITADHGNAEVMQGPDGQAWTAHTTNPVPVILVEGERRKVPGLGNAIQLRDNGGLADIAPTLLQLLDLPKPDAMSGASLIEAIDALASRSRLPQPV, from the coding sequence GTGAACGTGCCGAACACCAGTGAGAAGAGCTTTCGTCACTCAGGCGGCGTTGCCCCTGTTGTGCTGACCATTCTGGACGGTTGGGGATATCGGGAAGGATCGGATCACAACGCGATCCGCAGTGCGCAGACACCGGTGATGGATGCCCTCTGGCACGCCTATCCCCACGCGCTGATCGAAGCCAGCGGCGCCCATGTGGGTCTCCCGGATGGGCAGATGGGGAACTCGGAGGTGGGCCACCTCACAATCGGAGCCGGTCGGATCATCCGCCAGGAGCTGGTTCGCATCAGCGAAACCGTGCGCAACGGTCAGCTGGGGGAACGAGAGGCTCTGCGGGAGCTGGCCGCAGACCTGCGCCGCAGCGGCGGCACGCTCCATCTGCTCGGGCTCTGCTCCGATGGAGGCGTGCACAGCCACGTGGATCACCTCTGCGGCCTGCTGCGCTGGGCCGCCGCCGAAGGCCTGGAGCGCGTGGCTATTCATGCGATCACCGACGGTCGCGACACCCCCACCGACAGTGCGCCCCGCTACATCCGCCAGGTGGAGGAAGCGATCCACTCCTGCGGCGTGGGCGAACTGGCCAGTCTCTGCGGTCGCTACTGGGCCATGGATCGGGATCATCGCTGGGAGCGCACCAGCAAGGCCCATGCCCTGCTGACCGATCCCACGCTCCCCAGCAGCGGCCTGAGCGCTGCTGAAGCGGTGGCAGCGAGTTATGCGCAGGGCACCACGGATGAATTCCTCGAACCGGTGCGCCTGAACGATCGGTGCCTGCGCGATGGGGATGGCCTGGTGGTGTTCAACTTCCGCCCCGACCGGGCCCGTCAACTGGTTCAGGCGCTCTGTCTCGAGCACTTTGATGGCTTTGAGCGCGGGCATCACCCCAGGCTCAACGTGGTGACGTTCACCCAATACGAAGCCGATTTGCCCGTGGCTGTGGCTTTCCCGCCGGAATCGCTCGATCAGCTGCTCGGCCAGGTGGTGGCGGAGCACGGCCTGAAGCAATACCGCACCGCTGAAACGGAAAAATATCCCCACGTCACCTATTTCATGAACGGGGGGATCGAGCAACCGCTGGACGGGGAGGATCGTCACCTGGTGCCTTCACCAAGGGTGGCCACCTACGACCAGGCTCCCGCCATGGCCGCGGCCAGCCTCACCGACAGCTGCATTGCCGCCATCGAGAAGGGGGTGTATTCCCTGATCGTGATCAACTACGCCAACCCCGACATGGTGGGGCACACCGGCGTGATGGCCGCAGCCACCGAAGCGATCCAGGCAGTGGATCACTGCATCGGCCGCCTGCTGGACGCGGTGGGCCGCATGGGCGGCACGATGCTGATCACCGCCGACCATGGCAACGCTGAAGTGATGCAGGGCCCTGATGGTCAGGCCTGGACCGCCCACACCACCAATCCGGTGCCGGTGATTCTGGTGGAAGGGGAGCGGCGCAAGGTGCCCGGTCTGGGGAATGCGATCCAGCTGCGTGACAACGGTGGCCTCGCTGACATTGCGCCCACGCTGCTGCAATTGCTTGATCTGCCTAAACCCGACGCCATGTCGGGTGCGAGCCTGATTGAAGCGATCGATGCCCTCGCCTCGCGCTCCCGCCTGCCCCAACCCGTCTGA
- the secG gene encoding preprotein translocase subunit SecG, whose translation MLTSVLSWIWIGSGVLLILLVLLHSPKGDGMGGLAASGSSMFTSASSAEATLNRFTWTCLAIFLSLAVILSAGWLR comes from the coding sequence ATGCTCACCTCCGTTCTCTCCTGGATCTGGATCGGCAGCGGCGTGCTGCTCATCCTGCTCGTGCTGTTGCACAGCCCGAAGGGCGATGGCATGGGCGGGTTGGCCGCCAGCGGCAGCTCGATGTTCACCAGTGCCAGCAGTGCTGAAGCCACGCTGAACCGCTTCACCTGGACCTGCCTGGCGATCTTCCTCAGCCTGGCCGTGATCCTCAGTGCTGGCTGGCTTCGCTGA